In Bradysia coprophila strain Holo2 unplaced genomic scaffold, BU_Bcop_v1 contig_350, whole genome shotgun sequence, a genomic segment contains:
- the LOC119079967 gene encoding nascent polypeptide-associated complex subunit alpha, muscle-specific form-like isoform X21, which produces MKLLFCALVIVFTQGLFAAPNRKVDEISKGRDLKKSLAEKSNESYDSTDFDELYTNLKATKPPKDTPEKSKKGNSKSRGSKHSNSRSGSGSHEPNVGSIKDAVARNPFKTTKANSKAKPKNIFGSKSRGRQNSASRSSEPKVGSIGKLLGAVNGLVKNTVAPIRNAPKSKINPKTSSDNSRRRKPSDDSVAESNESAKGSDDKRNHDHRHHKNHHHDSETSTSEEIPLCQLEDGHVVHPKPHHGHHGHHGHHGHHDHDKPVDVPVDAPVDAPVDAPVDAPVDAPCDTPVDAPVDAPVDAPVDAPVDAPVDTPVDDPIDAPVDAPVDAPVDAPVDTLVDAPVDAPVDAPVDAPVDTPVDAPVDAPVDAPVDAPVDAPVDAPVDAPVDAPVDAPLDAPVDAPVDAPVDAPVDAPVDAPVDTPVDTPVDAPVDAPVDTPVDAPVDAPVDAPVDAPVDAPVDAPVDTPVDAPVDAPVDVPVDAPVDTPVDAPVDAPVDAPVDAPVDAPVDAPVDTPVDAPVDAPVDAPVDTPVDAPVDAPVDAPVDTPVDAPVDAPVDAPVDAPVDAPVDTPVDTPVDAPVDAPVDTPVDAPVDAPVDAPVDAPVDAPVDAPVDAPVDAPVDTPVDAPVDAPVDAPVDTPVDAPVDAPVDAPVDTPVDAPVDAPVDAPVDAPVDAPVDTPVDTPVDAPVDAPVDTPVDAPVDAPVDAPVDTPVDAPVDAPVDAPVDTSVDAPVDAPVDAPVDAPVDAPVDAPVDAPVDAPFDAPVDAPVDAPVDAPVDTPVDAPVDAPVDVPVDAPVDTPVDAPVDAPVDAPVDAPVDAPIPPIDLPIDLPIDLPIDNSESNESGERPHNSGSNESGERPHKPHNSRSNESEERPHKPHNSGSNESGDSNETPCDGPVDAPVDAPVDAPVDTPVDAPVDAPVDAPVDTPVDAPVDAPVDAPVDTPVDAPVDAPVDAPVDTPVDAPVDAPVDAPDTPVDAPVDAPVDTPVDTPVDAPVDAPVDTPVDAPVDAPVDVPVDAPVDDPIDAPVDAPVDAPVDAPVDTPVDAPVDAPVDAPVDTPVDAPVDAPVDAPVDAPVDAPVDAPVDAPVDAPVDAPVDAPVDAPVDAPVDAPVDTPVDTPVDAPVDAPVDTPVDAPVDAPVDAPVDAPVDAPVDTPVDAPVDAPVDVPVDAPVDTPVDAPVDAPVDAPVDAPVDASIPPIDLPIDLPIDLPIDNSESNESGERPHNSGSKESGERPHKPHNSGSNESGERPHNSGSNESGERPHKPHNSGSNESGDSNETPCDVDTPVDAPVDAPVDAPVDAPVDAPVDAPVDAPVDAPVDVPVDAPVDAPVDTPVDAPVDAPVDAPVDAPVDAPVDAPVDAPVDAPVDAPVDAPVDAPVDAPVDAPVDAPVDAPVDAPVDTPVDAPVDAPVDTPVDAPVDAPVDAPVDTPVDAPVDAPVDAPVDAPVDAPDAPVDAPVDAPVDAPVDAPVDAPDAPVDAPVDAPVDAPVDAPVDAPVDAPVDAPVDAPVDAPVDAPITEDECRESQVPTLPVKQFGHGKELICTCSCKAFDELSSAVIATLAARPIFVSSGIPHVGDPKLDCSCNCVPAQECN; this is translated from the exons ATGAAGTTACTATTTTGTGCTCTTGTGATAGTCTTCACCCAA ggTTTGTTTGCAGCCCCAAACCGAAAGGTGGATGAAATTTCAAAAGGGCGAGATCTTAAGAAATCACTAGCTGAAAAATCGAACGAGTCTTACGACTCtaccgattttgatgaattataTACTAATTTGAAGGCGACTAAACCACCAAAGGATACACcagaaaaatccaaaaaaggaaattcaaaATCCAGAGGAAGCAAACACTCAAATTCTCGTTCCGGTTCAGGATCACACGAGCCAAATGTGGGTTCTATTAAAGATGCAGTAGCTAGAAATCCGTTTAAAACTACCAAAGCCAACTCTAAGGCTAAGCCGAAAAACATATTTGGTTCAAAATCCAGAGGAAGACAAAACTCCGCCTCTCGATCATCCGAACCTAAAGTCGGTTCTATAGGCAAACTTTTAGGCGCAGTCAACGGTCTTGTCAAAAATACCGTAGCACCAATTCGAAACGcaccaaaatcaaaaataaatccaaAAACAAGTTCGGACAATTCCAGAAGACGTAAACCAAGCGACGACTCCGTTGCTGAATCAAACGAATCTGCAAAAGGCTCTGATGACAAACGCAACCATGATCATCGTCATCACAAGAATCACCATCACGACAGCGAGACCAGCACAAGTGAGGAAATTCCGTTGTGTCAACTTGAAGATGGACATGTAGTTCATCCCAAACCACATCATGGTCATCACGGCCATCACGGTCACCACGGACATCATGACCACG ATAAGCCAGTTGATGTTCCAGTCGATGCTCCAGTCGATGCCCCAGTTGATGCACCAGTcgatgctccag ttgatgctccaTGCGATAcaccag ttgatgctccagttgatgctccagtcGATGCACCAGTCGATGCACCAGTCGATGCTCCAGTAGATACACCAGTTGATGATCCAattgatgctccagttgatgctccagtaGATGCTCCAGTAGATGCTCCAGTAGATACACTAGTTGATGCTCCAGTCGATGCACCAGTCGATGCACCAGTCGATGCTCCAGTAGATACACCAGTTGACGCTCCAGTTGAcgctccagttgatgctccagttgatgctccagttgatgctccagttgatgcaccagttgatgctccagtaGATGCTCCAGTAGATGCACCAT TAGATGCACCAGtagatgctccagttgatgctccagttgacGCTCCCGtagatgctccagttgatgctccagttgataCTCCAGTAGATACTCCAGTTGATGcaccagttgatgctccagtagatactccagttgatgcaccagttgatgctccagttgatgctccagttgatgcaccagttgatgctccagttgatgctccagttgataCACCAGTTGATGCACCAGTTGACGCTCCAGTTGATGTACCAGTAGATGCTCCAGTAGATACTCCAGtagatgctccagttgatgctccagttgatgctccag TCGACGCTCCAGTTGATGCACCAGTTGATGCACCAGTTGATACACCAGtagatgctccagttgatgctccagttgatgctccagttgatacaccagtagatgctccagttgatgctccagttgatgctccagttgatacaccagtagatgctccagttgatgctccagttgatgctccagttg atgctccagttgatgctccagttgataCTCCAGTAGATACTCCAGTTGATGcaccagttgatgctccagtagatactccagttgatgctccagttgatgcacCAGTTGAcgctccagttgatgctccag TCGACGCTCCAGTTGATGCACCAGTTGATGCACCAGTTGATGCACCAGTTGATACACCAGtagatgctccagttgatgctccagttgatgctccagttgatacaccagtagatgctccagttgatgctccagttgatgctccagttgatacaccagtagatgctccagttgatgctccagttgatgctccagttg atgctccagttgatgctccagttgataCTCCAGTAGATACTCCAGTTGATGcaccagttgatgctccagtagatactccagttgatgctccagttgatgcacCAGTTGACGCTCCAG tagatacaccagttgatgctccagtcGATGCACCAGTCGATGCTCCAGTAGATACATCAGTTGACGCTCCAGTTGAcgctccagttgatgctccagttgatgctccagttgatgcaccagttgatgctccagtaGATGCTCCAGTAGATGCACCAT ttgatgctccagttgatgctccagttgatgcaccagttgatgctccagttgataCACCAGTTGATGCACCAGTTGACGCTCCAGTTGATGTACCAGTAGATGCTCCAGTAGATACTCCAGtagatgctccagttgatgctccagttgatgctccagttgatgctccagtcGATGCACCAATCCCTCCAATTGATCTACCAATAGATCTACCAATTGACCTTCCAATTG ATAATTCCGAATCAAATGAAAGTGGAGAACGACCACATAATTCCGGATCAAATGAAAGTGGAGAACGACCACACAAACCACATAATTCCAGATCAAATGAAAGTGAAGAACGACCACACAAACCACATAATTCCGGATCAAATGAAAGTGGAGACTCCAACGAAACACCATGTGATGGTCCAGTCGACGCTCCAGTTGATGCACCAGTTGATGCACCAGTTGATACACCAGtagatgctccagttgatgctccagttgatgctccagttgatacaccagtagatgctccagttgatgctccagttgatgctccagttgatacaccagtagatgctccagttgatgctccagttgatgctccagttgataCACCAGTAGATGCGCCAGTAGATGCACCAGTAGATGCTCCAGATACACCAGtagatgctccagttgatgctccagttgataCTCCAGTAGATACTCCAGTTGATGcaccagttgatgctccagtagatactccagttgatgctccagttgatgcacCAGTTGACGttccagttgatgctccagttgatgaTCCAattgatgctccagttgatgctccagtagatgctccagtagatgctccagtagatacaccagttgatgctccagtcGATGCACCAGTCGATGCTCCAGTAGATACACCAGTTGACGCTCCAGTTGAcgctccagttgatgctccagttgatgctccagttgatgcacCAGTTG ATGCACCAGtagatgctccagttgatgctccagttgacGCTCCCGtagatgctccagttgatgctccagttgatgctccagttgatgctccagttgataCTCCAGTAGATACTCCAGTTGATGcaccagttgatgctccagtagatactccagttgatgcaccagttgatgctccagttgatgcaccagttgatgctccagttgatgctccagttgataCACCAGTTGATGCACCAGTTGACGCTCCAGTTGATGTACCAGTAGATGCTCCAGTAGATACTCCAGtagatgctccagttgatgctccagttgatgctccagttgatgctccagtcGATGCATCAATCCCTCCAATTGATCTACCAATAGATCTACCAATTGACCTTCCAATTG ATAATTCCGAATCAAATGAAAGTGGAGAACGACCACATAATTCCGGATCAAAGGAAAGTGGAGAACGACCACACAAACCAC ATAATTCCGGATCAAATGAAAGTGGAGAACGACCACATAATTCCGGATCAAATGAAAGTGGAGAACGACCACACAAACCACATAATTCCGGATCAAATGAAAGTGGAGACTCCAACGAAACACCATGTGATG tagatactccagttgatgcaccagtagatgctccagttgatgctccagttgatgctccagttgatgcaccagttgatgctccagttgatgctccagttgatgctccagttgacgttccagttgatgctccagttgatgctccagtgGATACTCCAGTTGATGcaccagttgatgctccag TTGATGcaccagttgatgctccagttgatgcaccagttgatgctccagttgatgcacCAGTTGATGcaccagttgatgctccagtagatgctccagttgatgctccagttg ATGCACCAGtagatgctccagttgatgctccagtaGATGCTCCAGTAGATGCACCAGTTGATAcaccagttgatgctccagttgatgctccagtagatacaccagttgatgctccagtcGATGCACCAGTCGATGCTCCAGTAGATACACCAGTTGACGCTCCAGTTGATGCACCAGTTGATGcaccagttgatgctccagtaGATGCTCCAGATGCACCAGtagatgctccagttgatgcacCAGTTGATGcaccagttgatgctccagtaGATGCTCCAGATGCACCAGtagatgctccagttgatgcacCAGTTGATGCACCAGTTGATGCACCAGTTGATGCACCAGTTGAcgctccagttgatgctccagtaGATGCTCCAGTTGACGCTCCAGTTGATGCACCAATTACTGAGGATGAATGCCGAGAATCGCAAGTGCCAACATTACCAGTCAAACAATTCGGTCATGGCAAAGAACTCATTTGCACCTGCTCTTGTAAAGCATTTGATGAACTAAGCAGTGCAGTTATTGCCACGCTTGCAGCCAGACCTATATTTGTATCTTCTGGAATTCCACATGTTGGTGATCCGAAATTAGATTGCAGTTGCAATTGCGTACCTGCGCAGGAATGCAACTGA
- the LOC119079967 gene encoding nascent polypeptide-associated complex subunit alpha, muscle-specific form-like isoform X2, whose amino-acid sequence MKLLFCALVIVFTQGLFAAPNRKVDEISKGRDLKKSLAEKSNESYDSTDFDELYTNLKATKPPKDTPEKSKKGNSKSRGSKHSNSRSGSGSHEPNVGSIKDAVARNPFKTTKANSKAKPKNIFGSKSRGRQNSASRSSEPKVGSIGKLLGAVNGLVKNTVAPIRNAPKSKINPKTSSDNSRRRKPSDDSVAESNESAKGSDDKRNHDHRHHKNHHHDSETSTSEEIPLCQLEDGHVVHPKPHHGHHGHHGHHGHHDHDKPVDVPVDAPVDAPVDAPVDAPVDAPCDTPVDAPVDAPVDAPVDAPVDAPVDTPVDDPIDAPVDAPVDAPVDAPVDTLVDAPVDAPVDAPVDAPVDTPVDAPVDAPVDAPVDAPVDAPVDAPVDAPVDAPVDAPLDAPVDAPVDAPVDAPVDAPVDAPVDTPVDTPVDAPVDAPVDTPVDAPVDAPVDAPVDAPVDAPVDAPVDTPVDAPVDAPVDVPVDAPVDTPVDAPVDAPVDAPVDAPVDAPVDAPVDTPVDAPVDAPVDAPVDTPVDAPVDAPVDAPVDTPVDAPVDAPVDAPVDAPVDAPVDTPVDTPVDAPVDAPVDTPVDAPVDAPVDAPVDAPVDAPVDAPVDAPVDAPVDTPVDAPVDAPVDAPVDTPVDAPVDAPVDAPVDTPVDAPVDAPVDAPVDAPVDAPVDTPVDTPVDAPVDAPVDTPVDAPVDAPVDAPVDTPVDAPVDAPVDAPVDTSVDAPVDAPVDAPVDAPVDAPVDAPVDAPVDAPFDAPVDAPVDAPVDAPVDTPVDAPVDAPVDVPVDAPVDTPVDAPVDAPVDAPVDAPVDAPIPPIDLPIDLPIDLPIDNSESNESGERPHNSGSNESGERPHKPHNSRSNESEERPHKPHNSGSNESGDSNETPCDGPVDAPVDAPVDAPVDTPVDAPVDAPVDAPVDTPVDAPVDAPVDAPVDTPVDAPVDAPVDAPVDTPVDAPVDAPVDAPDTPVDAPVDAPVDTPVDTPVDAPVDAPVDTPVDAPVDAPVDVPVDAPVDDPIDAPVDAPVDAPVDAPVDTPVDAPVDAPVDAPVDTPVDAPVDAPVDAPVDAPVDAPVDAPVDAPVDAPVDAPVDAPVDAPVDAPVDAPVDTPVDTPVDAPVDAPVDTPVDAPVDAPVDAPVDAPVDAPVDTPVDAPVDAPVDVPVDAPVDTPVDAPVDAPVDAPVDAPVDAPVDTPVDAPVDAPVDTPVDAPVDAPVDAPDTPVDAPVDAPVDTPVDTPVDTPVDAPVDAPVDAPVDTPVDAPVDAPVDASVDAPVDAPVDAPVDAPVDAPVDAPVDTPVDAPVDAPVDAPVDAPVDAPVDAPVDAPVDTPVDAPVDAPVDAPVDAPVDAPVDAPLDAPVDAPVDTPVDAPVDAPVDAPVDAPVDAPVDAPVDAPVDTPVDAPVDAPVDAPVDAPVDAPVDAPVDTPVDAPVDAPVDAPVDAPVDTPVDAPVDAPVDTPVDAPVDAPISPIDLPIDLPIDLPIDLNNSESRESGERPHRPHHSGSNEHGERPHKPHNSGSNESGERPHNSGSNESGERPHNSGSNESGERPHKPHNSGSNESGDSNETPCDVDTPVDAPVDAPVDAPVDAPVDAPVDAPVDAPVDAPVDVPVDAPVDAPVDTPVDAPVDAPVDAPVDAPVDAPVDAPVDAPVDAPVDAPVDAPVDAPVDAPVDAPVDAPVDAPVDAPVDTPVDAPVDAPVDTPVDAPVDAPVDAPVDTPVDAPVDAPVDAPVDAPVDAPDAPVDAPVDAPVDAPVDAPVDAPDAPVDAPVDAPVDAPVDAPVDAPVDAPVDAPVDAPVDAPVDAPITEDECRESQVPTLPVKQFGHGKELICTCSCKAFDELSSAVIATLAARPIFVSSGIPHVGDPKLDCSCNCVPAQECN is encoded by the exons ATGAAGTTACTATTTTGTGCTCTTGTGATAGTCTTCACCCAA ggTTTGTTTGCAGCCCCAAACCGAAAGGTGGATGAAATTTCAAAAGGGCGAGATCTTAAGAAATCACTAGCTGAAAAATCGAACGAGTCTTACGACTCtaccgattttgatgaattataTACTAATTTGAAGGCGACTAAACCACCAAAGGATACACcagaaaaatccaaaaaaggaaattcaaaATCCAGAGGAAGCAAACACTCAAATTCTCGTTCCGGTTCAGGATCACACGAGCCAAATGTGGGTTCTATTAAAGATGCAGTAGCTAGAAATCCGTTTAAAACTACCAAAGCCAACTCTAAGGCTAAGCCGAAAAACATATTTGGTTCAAAATCCAGAGGAAGACAAAACTCCGCCTCTCGATCATCCGAACCTAAAGTCGGTTCTATAGGCAAACTTTTAGGCGCAGTCAACGGTCTTGTCAAAAATACCGTAGCACCAATTCGAAACGcaccaaaatcaaaaataaatccaaAAACAAGTTCGGACAATTCCAGAAGACGTAAACCAAGCGACGACTCCGTTGCTGAATCAAACGAATCTGCAAAAGGCTCTGATGACAAACGCAACCATGATCATCGTCATCACAAGAATCACCATCACGACAGCGAGACCAGCACAAGTGAGGAAATTCCGTTGTGTCAACTTGAAGATGGACATGTAGTTCATCCCAAACCACATCATGGTCATCACGGCCATCACGGTCACCACGGACATCATGACCACG ATAAGCCAGTTGATGTTCCAGTCGATGCTCCAGTCGATGCCCCAGTTGATGCACCAGTcgatgctccag ttgatgctccaTGCGATAcaccag ttgatgctccagttgatgctccagtcGATGCACCAGTCGATGCACCAGTCGATGCTCCAGTAGATACACCAGTTGATGATCCAattgatgctccagttgatgctccagtaGATGCTCCAGTAGATGCTCCAGTAGATACACTAGTTGATGCTCCAGTCGATGCACCAGTCGATGCACCAGTCGATGCTCCAGTAGATACACCAGTTGACGCTCCAGTTGAcgctccagttgatgctccagttgatgctccagttgatgctccagttgatgcaccagttgatgctccagtaGATGCTCCAGTAGATGCACCAT TAGATGCACCAGtagatgctccagttgatgctccagttgacGCTCCCGtagatgctccagttgatgctccagttgataCTCCAGTAGATACTCCAGTTGATGcaccagttgatgctccagtagatactccagttgatgcaccagttgatgctccagttgatgctccagttgatgcaccagttgatgctccagttgatgctccagttgataCACCAGTTGATGCACCAGTTGACGCTCCAGTTGATGTACCAGTAGATGCTCCAGTAGATACTCCAGtagatgctccagttgatgctccagttgatgctccag TCGACGCTCCAGTTGATGCACCAGTTGATGCACCAGTTGATACACCAGtagatgctccagttgatgctccagttgatgctccagttgatacaccagtagatgctccagttgatgctccagttgatgctccagttgatacaccagtagatgctccagttgatgctccagttgatgctccagttg atgctccagttgatgctccagttgataCTCCAGTAGATACTCCAGTTGATGcaccagttgatgctccagtagatactccagttgatgctccagttgatgcacCAGTTGAcgctccagttgatgctccag TCGACGCTCCAGTTGATGCACCAGTTGATGCACCAGTTGATGCACCAGTTGATACACCAGtagatgctccagttgatgctccagttgatgctccagttgatacaccagtagatgctccagttgatgctccagttgatgctccagttgatacaccagtagatgctccagttgatgctccagttgatgctccagttg atgctccagttgatgctccagttgataCTCCAGTAGATACTCCAGTTGATGcaccagttgatgctccagtagatactccagttgatgctccagttgatgcacCAGTTGACGCTCCAG tagatacaccagttgatgctccagtcGATGCACCAGTCGATGCTCCAGTAGATACATCAGTTGACGCTCCAGTTGAcgctccagttgatgctccagttgatgctccagttgatgcaccagttgatgctccagtaGATGCTCCAGTAGATGCACCAT ttgatgctccagttgatgctccagttgatgcaccagttgatgctccagttgataCACCAGTTGATGCACCAGTTGACGCTCCAGTTGATGTACCAGTAGATGCTCCAGTAGATACTCCAGtagatgctccagttgatgctccagttgatgctccagttgatgctccagtcGATGCACCAATCCCTCCAATTGATCTACCAATAGATCTACCAATTGACCTTCCAATTG ATAATTCCGAATCAAATGAAAGTGGAGAACGACCACATAATTCCGGATCAAATGAAAGTGGAGAACGACCACACAAACCACATAATTCCAGATCAAATGAAAGTGAAGAACGACCACACAAACCACATAATTCCGGATCAAATGAAAGTGGAGACTCCAACGAAACACCATGTGATGGTCCAGTCGACGCTCCAGTTGATGCACCAGTTGATGCACCAGTTGATACACCAGtagatgctccagttgatgctccagttgatgctccagttgatacaccagtagatgctccagttgatgctccagttgatgctccagttgatacaccagtagatgctccagttgatgctccagttgatgctccagttgataCACCAGTAGATGCGCCAGTAGATGCACCAGTAGATGCTCCAGATACACCAGtagatgctccagttgatgctccagttgataCTCCAGTAGATACTCCAGTTGATGcaccagttgatgctccagtagatactccagttgatgctccagttgatgcacCAGTTGACGttccagttgatgctccagttgatgaTCCAattgatgctccagttgatgctccagtagatgctccagtagatgctccagtagatacaccagttgatgctccagtcGATGCACCAGTCGATGCTCCAGTAGATACACCAGTTGACGCTCCAGTTGAcgctccagttgatgctccagttgatgctccagttgatgcacCAGTTG ATGCACCAGtagatgctccagttgatgctccagttgacGCTCCCGtagatgctccagttgatgctccagttgatgctccagttgatgctccagttgataCTCCAGTAGATACTCCAGTTGATGcaccagttgatgctccagtagatactccagttgatgcaccagttgatgctccagttgatgcaccagttgatgctccagttgatgctccagttgataCACCAGTTGATGCACCAGTTGACGCTCCAGTTGATGTACCAGTAGATGCTCCAGTAGATACTCCAGtagatgctccagttgatgctccagttgatgctccagttg atgctccagttgatgctccagttgatacaccagtagatgctccagttgatgctccagttgataCACCAGTAGATGCACCAGTAGATGCTCCAGTAGATGCTCCAGATACACCAGtagatgctccagttgatgctccagttgataCTCCAGTAGATACTCCAGTTGATACACCAGTAGATGCGCCAGTAGATGCGCCAGTAGATGCTCCAGTAGATACTCCAGTTGATGCACCAGTTGATGCACCAGTTGATGCTTCAGTTGATGcaccagttgatgctccagttgatgctccagttgatgctcctGTTGATGCTCCAGTCGATGCTCCAGTAGATactccagttgatgctccagttgatgcacCAGTTGAcgctccagttgatgctccagttgatgctccagttgatgcaccagttgatgctccagttg ATAcaccagttgatgctccagttgatgcacCAGTTGATGcaccagttgatgctccagtagatgctccagttgatgcgCCAT tagatgctccagtagatgctccagtagatacaccagttgatgctccagtcGATGCACCAGTCGATGCTCCAGTAGATGCACCAGTTGAcgctccagttgatgctccagttgatgcaccagttg ATactccagttgatgctccagttgatgcacCAGTTGAcgctccagttgatgctccagttgatgctccagttgatgctccagtaGATACTCCAGTTGATGCACCAGTTGATGCACCAG tagatgctccagtagatgctccagttgatACACCAGTTGACGCACCAGTcgatgctccagttg ATactccagttgatgctccagtcGATGCACCAATATCTCCAATTGATCTACCAATAGATCTACCAATTGATCTTCCAATTGATCTTAATAACTCTGAATCACGCGAAAGTGGAGAACGACCACACAGACCTCATCATTCCGGATCAAATGAACATGGAGAACGACCACACAAACCACATAATTCCGGATCAAATGAAAGTGGAGAACGACCACATAATTCCGGATCAAATGAAAGTGGAGAACGACCACATAATTCCGGATCAAATGAAAGTGGAGAACGACCACACAAACCACATAATTCCGGATCAAATGAAAGTGGAGACTCCAACGAAACACCATGTGATG tagatactccagttgatgcaccagtagatgctccagttgatgctccagttgatgctccagttgatgcaccagttgatgctccagttgatgctccagttgatgctccagttgacgttccagttgatgctccagttgatgctccagtgGATACTCCAGTTGATGcaccagttgatgctccag TTGATGcaccagttgatgctccagttgatgcaccagttgatgctccagttgatgcacCAGTTGATGcaccagttgatgctccagtagatgctccagttgatgctccagttg ATGCACCAGtagatgctccagttgatgctccagtaGATGCTCCAGTAGATGCACCAGTTGATAcaccagttgatgctccagttgatgctccagtagatacaccagttgatgctccagtcGATGCACCAGTCGATGCTCCAGTAGATACACCAGTTGACGCTCCAGTTGATGCACCAGTTGATGcaccagttgatgctccagtaGATGCTCCAGATGCACCAGtagatgctccagttgatgcacCAGTTGATGcaccagttgatgctccagtaGATGCTCCAGATGCACCAGtagatgctccagttgatgcacCAGTTGATGCACCAGTTGATGCACCAGTTGATGCACCAGTTGAcgctccagttgatgctccagtaGATGCTCCAGTTGACGCTCCAGTTGATGCACCAATTACTGAGGATGAATGCCGAGAATCGCAAGTGCCAACATTACCAGTCAAACAATTCGGTCATGGCAAAGAACTCATTTGCACCTGCTCTTGTAAAGCATTTGATGAACTAAGCAGTGCAGTTATTGCCACGCTTGCAGCCAGACCTATATTTGTATCTTCTGGAATTCCACATGTTGGTGATCCGAAATTAGATTGCAGTTGCAATTGCGTACCTGCGCAGGAATGCAACTGA